The genome window AACCTCCTGCGACGTCTCTCCGCCCTGTCATATTTCCACTGCGGGCGACAGCTCAACCTCGACTTTAAGGAGTTCATCGCAAGCGCTCAGGAAGTCAAGGCGGAGGAGACTGACCTCCGTTGGGTCGATTGGACGCGCTACTCGAATCGCCAAAAGCGAAAGATCCAAATGGGCGGCCTCATCGGGCAGGTGACGTACAGCGGTCCCCTCGCCGAGTTTCTCCCGTTCCTCCGACTCGGCGAACTCGTCCACGTCGGCAAAGGCACCGTCTTCGGGCTAGGGAAGTACACGCTGAGAACCGAGTGAGGGATAACGGTTGAACTCGGGCAGTACCGAATCAATAGAGAAACAGGCACTCCACCATCCCGTCATTCCCGCGCAGGCGGGAATCCAAACTTCAGCGCATTATGCAACGAACTTCAGAAACCGGACGCTATTGCGACAGGAGATCCCTGAAACTTTCATAGACATCCCGGCGGGGGCCAACGTAATGAATCTCAATACAAGACTCGTCGTCGTTGATCCTGTAAATGATGCGGTACCTCGCGACGCGGAAGGATCGGAAACCGCTCAATTCAAACTGGAGTTCATGGCCTGCGAGGGGGGCTTTCAACAGCTCATCGATTCCGCTCCGGACGACGGCCTTAACAGTCGGATGAAGTTTTCTGATGATGGCCGCGGCTTCGGCGGTATACCGTGCCCGATAGGGCCTCATGCGCTCCCAAAAACCTTTTCGTGGCCGATCCACTTGCCGGCCCTGGCCTCCCGACGGGAACGACGAAGAGAGGCCATAGCCTTCTCATCGCTTAAGATGTCAATGGTCTCCAGGAATCCTTCGAACTTCTCTGCGCTGAGCAGTACGGCCGCCGGAACCCCGTTCTTCGTAATGGCGATGATGTCATCCTTCGCCTGGAGATCCCTGACCAGATCCAGTAGCCGAGTCTTAGCCTCCGAGACAGGAATGAAGCGGTCAATGTCCTTCATGGCAACCTCCTTGCGCGATAGTCATATTTACGACCAGTATACTGACTGTACCGAATCCCGTCAATATGCAATTCCCAATGAGGTAATTAAAGTATGACTCCAGAAGAGCGCGTCGAATATCAAACAGTGGTCTTGG of Candidatus Methylomirabilis lanthanidiphila contains these proteins:
- the relG gene encoding Toxin RelG: MRPYRARYTAEAAAIIRKLHPTVKAVVRSGIDELLKAPLAGHELQFELSGFRSFRVARYRIIYRINDDESCIEIHYVGPRRDVYESFRDLLSQ
- a CDS encoding prevent-host-death protein is translated as MKDIDRFIPVSEAKTRLLDLVRDLQAKDDIIAITKNGVPAAVLLSAEKFEGFLETIDILSDEKAMASLRRSRREARAGKWIGHEKVFGSA